In the Clostridium sporogenes genome, one interval contains:
- a CDS encoding ABC transporter ATP-binding protein, translated as MNLSIERLTKKYGSKIVVNELSLDLKEGVYGLLGANGAGKTTLMRMICGVLAPTSGEVTLDGKNTIFMGEEYRDLIGYLPQNFGYYPDFTAKEFMLYIASLKGLIPSFAKEKTKELLSIVGLDSVSNKKIRTFSGGMKQRLGIAQAVLNDPKILVLDEPTAGLDPKERVRFRNLISDLSKNKIIILSTHIVSDVEYIADEILIMKNGNIISQNSVDGLIKEIENSVWKCTISESEEDYFCNKYCIVNLQHNRNGSLDLRIISRKKPMNNAVNVPSSLEDLYLYHFQDNLKN; from the coding sequence ATGAATTTATCCATAGAAAGATTGACAAAGAAATACGGAAGTAAAATTGTAGTAAATGAACTTTCTTTAGATTTAAAAGAAGGAGTATATGGTCTTTTAGGGGCTAATGGTGCAGGGAAAACTACTTTGATGCGAATGATTTGTGGAGTTTTAGCACCTACTTCAGGTGAAGTTACATTAGATGGTAAAAACACTATATTTATGGGGGAGGAGTATAGAGATTTGATAGGATATCTTCCTCAAAACTTTGGATATTATCCAGATTTTACAGCAAAAGAGTTTATGTTGTATATTGCATCTTTAAAGGGCTTAATTCCAAGCTTTGCAAAGGAGAAGACTAAAGAATTATTAAGCATAGTAGGGTTAGATTCTGTTTCAAATAAAAAAATTAGAACTTTTTCAGGAGGAATGAAACAAAGATTGGGAATTGCTCAAGCAGTATTAAATGATCCTAAAATTTTAGTCTTGGATGAACCTACAGCAGGTCTTGATCCAAAAGAACGAGTGAGATTTCGTAACTTAATATCAGATCTTTCGAAAAACAAAATAATAATATTGTCCACCCACATTGTATCTGATGTAGAATATATAGCTGATGAAATACTTATAATGAAAAATGGAAATATTATTTCTCAAAATTCTGTTGATGGATTAATAAAAGAGATTGAAAATAGTGTATGGAAATGTACAATATCAGAATCAGAAGAAGATTACTTTTGTAATAAATATTGTATAGTAAATCTACAACATAACAGAAATGGTTCTTTAGACTTAAGAATAATAAGCCGTAAAAAACCAATGAATAATGCAGTTAATGTACCTTCCTCTTTGGAAGATTTATATTTATATCATTTTCAAGATAACTTAAAAAATTAG